The bacterium genomic interval GATGTCCGCCTGGCGCGAGATCGCGAATCTTCGCCGGGGTATCGCCGCGATATTCGCCATCCACGAAAACGCGAACGCGCGGCCGTGTCTTGATCCATAGCTCGCCGCGATCCTTCGACAGATTGAATTCGGCCCGGGTTTGCACGTCCTTCGTGATCGTCACCGTCCGCGCCTGCTCGGGCCTCTCCGGGACGCGCGCACGCACCTCGTGCTCGCCGGCCGGGACGTCCGTGATCGTCATCGGCGTCGAGCCGGCCTGCGTCCGGCCGTCGAGCGTCACCGTCGCGCCGGCGGGTTCCGTCGTGACGATCAGCGTTCCGGTCGGCGTCGCCGCGAGCGCCGCATCGAAGTACGGATCGTTCGCGCCCTTGCGCGTGTACGAGACGCCGCCAAGCGAGAACGCCGCGACCTCGCGCCCGCGAAACGCGGGCGCCTCGACGCGCCCGGCCCGCGCGCCGTCCTCGCCGAAAAGCGCGACGTGCGGCGCGCCCGATTCCGCATCGCCCGCGACGACGCGGAACGTTCCGCGCGTGACGATGACGTCGTCGGCCACCTGATCGCGATCGCGGTCAACGTGCGTCACGCGCGTGAAGGTGTGATCGGGCTCGAATTCAACGTATCCGTTCTCGAACGAGCCGTCGTCGCGAACGCGCGCGAAGGTAAACGCGCCGAAGATCTGATCGACCTGAATCGGCGCGGCACCCTGCCCGCTTGCGTAGGGGCGCACGTCGCCGATCGGCGTCGGCGCTTCGGGCGCGGTCGGCTGCGCAAAAGCGGCCGGCGCGAACGCGAGCGCACCAAAAAGGACAAGGACGAAAGTCGGAATTTTCACGGTGCGCACCTTGGGCGATTTCGGAATTTTCACGGCGCGCACCTTACGCGAATCGGGGGCATGGCGTCGATCCGCTTCCTGGGCCGCGGTCCATCCCGCCAAACCCGGGTCGCGGTGTCCAACAAAATCAAGGACACGGCAAACGCGAAAAGGAAAAAAGCGCGTCGTGCGTTGACACGCGCGACGCCGATACGTAATTTCGCTCCGGGCCAGTAGCTCAGTTGGTAGAGCAGGTGACTCTTAATCACTTGGTCGGGGGTTCGAGTCCCTCCTGGCCTACAAACGAAAATCCGGTACGTTTCTGCGAACGCCGAACCCCTGTGCGGCAAGTTCGCCGTTATCGAATCGCGTTGCGAGGCATCACGATGGCGTCGATTTTGTCCATTGCAATTCGTCAATACGAATCCGCCGCCGAACCGCTCGCGCG includes:
- a CDS encoding PEGA domain-containing protein; this translates as MKIPKSPKVRTVKIPTFVLVLFGALAFAPAAFAQPTAPEAPTPIGDVRPYASGQGAAPIQVDQIFGAFTFARVRDDGSFENGYVEFEPDHTFTRVTHVDRDRDQVADDVIVTRGTFRVVAGDAESGAPHVALFGEDGARAGRVEAPAFRGREVAAFSLGGVSYTRKGANDPYFDAALAATPTGTLIVTTEPAGATVTLDGRTQAGSTPMTITDVPAGEHEVRARVPERPEQARTVTITKDVQTRAEFNLSKDRGELWIKTRPRVRVFVDGEYRGDTPAKIRDLAPGGHRVRFALPLIGMEREETIDVPIGRETRIKREFFGRLAIDVGRPVTAYATNGRAIGLSGGEIPLPVGRHVLTLKDAQGQERRAAVDIRLDETTALTTPFDALDVE